One Ignavibacterium album JCM 16511 genomic region harbors:
- a CDS encoding T9SS-dependent choice-of-anchor J family protein: MKIVFQIFFLLLIFNLIVRSQVRLNENFSDLELLYRWRIVNKDNGIQTWAQSNLKYKTPPFSIACRFESSSLQNDDWIISPKLQVAAGDSLTFYHSIISPAFPESLYVKVGTTNNPYSGTWTNLAIIYDNTTTWKYKKYSLNAYAGQQIYIAFVNRSRDAYYLFIDDVNGPAVVTPNNDVALVNLYQASGLSSFSPELNQGSMQEENLGSKNVLPIDYSSVPAKESKIVNSSLLNTPEEDLPIEYNNLYIRGVIRNFGRTSTAYQFNWVVNGYTQTPYSGSYVNPNSKDSFVVQYQPPSRGTFIVTGNLVLSGDENPHNNNQRIKIKVYPNAYSITKYDRGDNFADTWMGYGNPNVRFKAAVRFNAESNIKLAGVDFLYQTEYITSGQFEIQIRAAGTTINSPGVVIYTKTYSTAEYLTGAGDLIHFAFDDNAPSIAAGSDYWITIKLPSGILYPAAVHNNGFISTHSYYQSSTDTTLWYPLIVSGSERAWIMRAVHIPVPTTFSFSQNINNGWNLVSVAGAHPNNQNVNTWWQYRDLSTNVYELTNNRYQTTTEVTTGKGYWLKHSGNRIYNTGDEWPGSGLLSVPNLPINVTVGWNIIGVYQTPLFINSNITSPPNIISSYAYGYDIFSGFYSTNTLQPGRGYFIKFNNAGKIVFSPSIQKGFDEEFYLDKFSDKIIITDNLQRSKTLYLTDEKINFDFFELPPLPFPDIFDIRFSSNRLVETLSANSVIQLQAVDFPVKIKLSNTSLFLTDENGNELNSYLNSDGEIVIDNPSIKKIIISNKLIPDEFKLEQNYPNPFNPSTKIQYAISSREFVQLKVYDLLGNEIATLVNEEKPAGRYEVEFNVGNENISNSSFVNNRITSGVYFYKLTAGEFSSVKKMILIK, encoded by the coding sequence ATGAAAATTGTGTTTCAAATATTTTTTTTGCTTTTGATATTTAACTTAATTGTTAGAAGTCAGGTCAGATTAAATGAAAATTTTTCTGATTTGGAATTACTTTATCGCTGGCGCATTGTAAACAAGGATAACGGAATACAAACCTGGGCTCAATCAAATTTAAAATACAAAACTCCACCATTTTCAATTGCTTGCAGATTTGAATCTTCATCACTACAAAATGACGATTGGATAATTTCTCCAAAGCTTCAGGTAGCAGCTGGAGACAGTTTAACTTTTTATCACAGCATAATTAGTCCGGCATTTCCGGAAAGTCTTTATGTAAAAGTCGGAACAACAAATAATCCGTACAGCGGAACCTGGACAAACCTTGCGATAATTTATGATAACACAACTACCTGGAAATATAAAAAGTACAGTCTTAACGCTTATGCCGGTCAACAGATATACATTGCGTTTGTAAACAGAAGTCGGGATGCTTACTATTTATTTATTGATGATGTGAATGGACCAGCTGTTGTAACTCCTAATAATGATGTAGCACTTGTTAATTTGTATCAGGCAAGCGGATTGTCTTCATTTTCACCTGAATTAAATCAAGGTTCTATGCAGGAAGAGAATTTGGGCAGTAAAAATGTTTTACCTATTGATTACTCATCAGTTCCTGCTAAAGAAAGTAAAATAGTTAATTCATCACTTTTGAATACGCCGGAAGAAGACTTACCAATTGAATATAATAATCTGTATATCAGAGGAGTTATCAGAAATTTCGGAAGAACTTCAACTGCTTATCAGTTTAATTGGGTTGTAAATGGTTATACTCAAACTCCATATTCCGGAAGTTATGTTAATCCGAATTCAAAGGATAGTTTTGTAGTTCAGTATCAACCACCATCAAGAGGAACTTTTATAGTTACAGGAAATCTTGTTCTCTCTGGTGATGAAAATCCTCACAACAATAATCAGCGAATAAAAATCAAAGTCTATCCTAATGCTTATTCAATCACTAAATACGATCGCGGTGATAACTTTGCAGATACCTGGATGGGTTATGGAAATCCAAATGTAAGATTTAAAGCTGCAGTAAGATTTAATGCTGAAAGTAATATAAAACTTGCAGGTGTTGACTTCCTTTATCAGACTGAATATATCACTAGCGGACAATTTGAAATTCAGATTCGTGCAGCAGGTACAACAATCAATTCGCCAGGGGTTGTAATTTATACAAAAACTTATTCAACGGCAGAATATCTAACCGGAGCCGGTGACTTAATTCATTTTGCATTTGATGACAATGCACCAAGTATTGCAGCCGGTTCTGATTATTGGATAACAATAAAATTACCATCCGGAATTCTTTATCCTGCTGCAGTTCATAACAATGGATTTATAAGTACTCATAGTTACTATCAAAGCAGCACAGATACAACACTGTGGTATCCTTTAATAGTTTCGGGTAGTGAAAGAGCATGGATAATGAGAGCAGTTCATATTCCCGTTCCAACTACATTTTCTTTCTCTCAAAATATTAATAACGGCTGGAATTTAGTTTCCGTAGCAGGTGCTCATCCAAATAACCAAAATGTTAATACCTGGTGGCAATATCGTGATTTATCAACAAATGTTTATGAATTAACAAACAACCGATACCAAACGACTACTGAAGTTACAACCGGAAAAGGATACTGGCTTAAACACAGTGGCAATAGAATTTATAATACCGGAGATGAATGGCCCGGAAGCGGTTTGCTCTCAGTTCCAAATCTTCCAATTAATGTTACGGTAGGTTGGAATATTATTGGAGTTTATCAAACTCCTCTTTTCATTAATTCAAATATTACATCTCCACCCAATATAATTTCCAGTTATGCCTATGGTTATGATATTTTTTCCGGATTTTATTCAACTAATACTTTACAGCCAGGTAGAGGATATTTTATTAAGTTTAATAATGCAGGAAAGATTGTATTTTCTCCTTCAATACAAAAAGGATTTGATGAGGAATTTTATTTAGATAAATTTTCAGATAAGATAATAATCACTGATAATCTGCAACGATCAAAAACTTTATATCTTACTGATGAAAAAATTAATTTTGATTTCTTCGAACTTCCGCCTCTTCCTTTTCCTGACATTTTTGATATTAGATTTTCTTCTAACAGACTTGTCGAAACTCTTTCTGCTAACTCTGTAATTCAACTTCAGGCAGTTGATTTTCCTGTTAAAATTAAATTATCTAACACTTCTCTTTTTTTAACTGATGAGAATGGAAATGAGTTAAATAGCTATCTCAATTCTGATGGTGAAATAGTTATTGATAATCCATCCATAAAAAAAATAATTATTTCTAATAAATTGATTCCAGATGAATTTAAACTTGAACAAAATTATCCGAATCCATTTAACCCATCTACCAAAATTCAATATGCAATAAGCAGTAGAGAATTTGTTCAATTGAAAGTATATGATTTGCTTGGTAATGAAATAGCAACACTTGTTAATGAAGAGAAACCTGCCGGAAGATATGAAGTGGAATTCAATGTTGGGAATGAAAATATTTCCAATTCATCATTTGTTAATAACCGAATTACAAGCGGAGTTTATTTCTACAAATTAACTGCCGGAGAATTCAGTTCCGTAAAGAAAATGATTTTAATCAAATAA
- a CDS encoding endonuclease/exonuclease/phosphatase family protein, producing the protein MYKLFKKILLQFLLINLFLFAQNQHTIMTYNILNYPITDTTSRNPYFRTIFANIQPDILVVQEMISQQGVNAFLNKILLPNNPNYQPGTFIDGFDTDNAIFFKSNLFTFISNTPIRTALRDINEFKLVYNITGDTLIIYSVHLKASDSLQNELLRAAEVDSLRQRTNLLPMNTNFIVLGDFNIYRSSELAYQKLLDQNSSGYVLDPLTLTGTWNNAAYSVYHTQSTRTRQFGDGTAGGLDDRFDMILMSQAVMDSGGIQFIPGSYSAYGNDGNHYNDSINRPLNNAVGQLIADALHYASDHLPVIASFNFPTNSKLLSLKIFIEGRFNGASMIPDSVTVELRNPNIPYNVIEQKKVLVNSNGLVTLQLNQVINNSPYYVVIKHRNSLETWSANTVSFVNDVANYDFTTSESKAYGNNLKLVGSSWCLITGDVNQDGVIDIGDLVNVFTNSVLNISGYVNSDLNGDLTTNMSDVNIVYQNNISGYLIKKP; encoded by the coding sequence ATGTATAAATTATTTAAAAAAATTCTTCTGCAGTTTTTGTTAATAAATCTTTTTTTATTTGCACAGAATCAGCATACTATAATGACTTATAACATATTGAATTATCCGATTACCGACACAACCTCACGAAATCCATACTTCAGAACGATCTTTGCAAATATTCAACCTGATATTCTTGTAGTGCAGGAAATGATTTCGCAGCAAGGTGTAAATGCATTTTTAAATAAAATTTTACTTCCCAATAATCCTAATTATCAGCCTGGAACTTTCATTGATGGATTTGATACTGATAATGCCATATTCTTCAAATCAAATTTATTTACCTTTATCAGCAACACTCCAATCAGAACTGCGTTGAGAGATATAAACGAATTCAAACTCGTTTACAATATTACGGGTGATACTTTAATTATTTATTCAGTTCATCTTAAAGCTAGCGACTCATTACAGAACGAATTATTAAGAGCAGCTGAAGTTGATAGCCTGCGACAAAGAACTAACTTATTGCCGATGAATACAAATTTTATAGTATTAGGAGATTTTAATATTTACAGATCGAGCGAATTGGCATATCAGAAATTACTTGATCAGAATTCAAGTGGTTATGTACTCGATCCACTAACACTTACAGGAACCTGGAATAATGCGGCATATTCTGTTTATCATACCCAGTCAACCAGAACAAGACAATTTGGTGATGGAACTGCTGGTGGGCTTGATGACAGATTTGATATGATTTTAATGTCACAAGCAGTAATGGATTCAGGTGGAATACAATTTATTCCTGGCTCTTATTCAGCATACGGTAATGATGGAAATCATTACAATGACTCAATCAACAGACCCCTTAACAATGCTGTTGGTCAATTAATTGCTGATGCTCTTCATTATGCAAGTGATCATTTACCTGTTATAGCATCATTTAATTTCCCAACAAATAGCAAATTGCTCTCATTGAAAATTTTTATTGAAGGGAGATTTAATGGAGCATCAATGATACCAGATTCAGTAACAGTTGAATTGAGAAATCCAAATATTCCTTACAATGTTATTGAACAGAAAAAAGTACTGGTTAATTCAAACGGATTAGTAACACTACAGTTAAATCAGGTAATAAATAATTCTCCATATTATGTTGTTATTAAGCACAGGAATTCGCTCGAAACCTGGAGTGCAAATACTGTTTCATTTGTTAATGATGTTGCAAATTATGATTTCACAACTTCTGAAAGTAAAGCTTACGGAAATAATTTAAAGTTGGTTGGAAGCAGTTGGTGTTTGATAACCGGAGATGTTAATCAGGATGGGGTTATTGATATTGGTGATCTGGTAAATGTGTTTACTAACAGTGTACTGAATATCAGTGGCTATGTGAATTCTGATTTGAATGGCGACCTTACCACTAATATGAGTGATGTCAATATAGTTTATCAAAATAATATTTCAGGATATTTAATTAAAAAACCATAA
- a CDS encoding glycoside hydrolase has translation MKSLIKLSFLISSLILTNTLRLFSQNYSEEDKRWTRVQVNPDFFIPVDENYKYIENNFTQIHKLNNNLEAIVNPNFRLLPSSASTQSEISVDIHPTNPNIIFASANTTNWPVTTLYGTGLYWSTNGGTTWTGFDNPPIGSNSGDPAAVIGPNGNFYIGYIRSGGGQGVSVSTNNGTSWSNYVAAADPSAGDLLDKNHLWVDKQLTSPYVNRVYDAWTHFVTGSPSDNQVVLNYSTNNGVSWSSFVDLSSSLTPGSHAQGVNISTGPSGEVYATFAIYDNWGTGVYGEDAIGFAKSTNGGVSFTKARIYSAPNFGIRGNLKSTNIRVSSFPSMAVDRSGGPRNGYIYIVWPQRGVSPAGSDPDIVLIRSTDGGSTWSSPVRVNNDPINNGKEQYYPWCTVDQSSGALHIVFYDNRNTTADSSGVWMATSFDGGLTFENYQVSDANFKPKPISGLASGYQGDYIGVTASNGKAYPVWADDRTGNYQAWSTIVSFGPSITHTPLTNTENLNGPYQVSAIISSVNPLVPSSIKVYWGRGVGVISDSLTMTNTGGNNYVANIPGNGTATTYNYYISATDNQGLKTTSPFNAPANYYSFQTIIDNTPPSISHIPLQSIPPSRFPPNVSATVTDNIGVQSVVCEYRKNGGSISNFNLNLISGNSYSGTFPSILVNPGDVIEYRIKATDVSQQNNISYSPSSGFYSFNIIASLGNILVVDDDILAEDRSSKEKLSFGEYNIPLGASANLFNTALTERGYTVDQVSFSSLNTSTLSNYDVVILSAGVKESSIFNDATKRTALVNYTLNGGKVLVEGGEVGYIYRKQTTEVDIDFRRNLLLDSNWVSDRSGASLQIATVNHSIFTTPNSIPTPIAVNNGGTLGYGARDEMTVLPGVTGISRIANWSGGTAANGGIFIYNPNGDTNVCKNIFYSFAIAQFADQNVAKNLIENSVRYLMRDLVPQTKTLNLTVLIEGLFNGTVMNSDSVTVEFRNITSPYSLIESKKLFLDQNGVATTTFNNVSEATPYYLIIKHRNSIETWSSSSVQFISGILNYDFTSAQSKAYGNNLKLINGKWCIYSGDVNQDGFINSTDVNMVYSNNITGNFGYSSTDLTGDNYTEIEDLIIAFINSSLNTQVRRPTGFPSTNISGE, from the coding sequence ATGAAAAGCTTAATCAAACTATCGTTTCTGATTTCAAGTCTGATTTTAACAAATACACTCAGGTTATTCTCTCAGAATTATTCTGAAGAAGATAAAAGATGGACAAGAGTTCAGGTAAACCCTGACTTTTTTATACCGGTTGATGAAAATTATAAATACATCGAAAATAATTTTACCCAAATTCATAAATTAAATAATAATCTTGAAGCTATAGTAAATCCAAATTTCAGATTACTTCCTTCTTCCGCTTCCACTCAGTCAGAGATAAGTGTTGATATACATCCGACTAATCCCAATATAATTTTTGCAAGCGCAAACACAACGAATTGGCCTGTTACCACATTGTACGGAACAGGATTATACTGGTCAACTAACGGAGGAACAACCTGGACAGGTTTTGATAATCCACCAATTGGTTCAAACAGTGGTGATCCTGCTGCCGTAATTGGACCAAACGGAAATTTTTATATTGGATACATTCGTAGTGGCGGAGGTCAGGGAGTTTCAGTTTCTACAAATAATGGTACGAGCTGGTCAAATTATGTTGCAGCTGCTGATCCATCTGCGGGTGATTTGCTTGATAAAAATCATCTCTGGGTTGATAAACAATTAACAAGTCCGTATGTAAATCGTGTCTATGATGCCTGGACACATTTCGTTACTGGCAGCCCAAGTGATAATCAGGTTGTGTTAAATTATTCAACTAACAATGGAGTAAGTTGGAGCAGTTTTGTAGATTTATCTTCATCACTAACACCCGGAAGTCATGCACAAGGAGTGAATATATCAACCGGACCAAGTGGAGAAGTATATGCAACGTTTGCAATTTATGATAATTGGGGCACTGGAGTTTATGGTGAAGATGCAATCGGATTTGCCAAATCTACAAATGGTGGTGTTTCATTTACTAAAGCACGAATCTATTCTGCACCAAATTTTGGAATAAGAGGAAATTTGAAATCAACAAACATCAGAGTATCTTCTTTTCCTTCAATGGCTGTTGATCGATCAGGTGGACCAAGGAATGGATACATTTATATTGTTTGGCCACAAAGAGGAGTTTCTCCTGCCGGTAGTGATCCTGATATTGTTTTAATTCGTTCAACTGATGGTGGTTCAACATGGAGCTCACCAGTAAGAGTTAATAATGATCCGATTAACAATGGAAAGGAACAATATTATCCCTGGTGCACAGTTGACCAATCAAGCGGAGCGTTGCATATTGTTTTTTATGACAACAGAAACACAACCGCCGATAGCTCCGGTGTCTGGATGGCAACTTCGTTTGATGGAGGATTAACTTTTGAAAATTATCAGGTTAGCGATGCGAATTTTAAACCAAAACCGATCTCAGGATTAGCATCCGGTTATCAAGGTGACTATATCGGTGTTACAGCTAGTAATGGTAAGGCATATCCCGTTTGGGCAGATGACAGAACTGGGAATTATCAGGCGTGGTCAACTATTGTTTCTTTTGGTCCATCAATTACTCATACTCCTTTAACAAATACAGAAAATCTGAACGGTCCGTATCAGGTCAGTGCAATAATTTCATCAGTAAATCCTTTGGTTCCGTCTTCTATAAAAGTTTATTGGGGACGCGGTGTCGGTGTTATTTCTGACAGTTTAACTATGACTAATACCGGTGGAAATAATTATGTTGCTAACATTCCCGGCAACGGAACTGCAACAACTTATAATTATTACATCTCAGCAACTGATAATCAGGGTTTGAAAACGACATCACCATTCAATGCACCTGCAAACTATTATTCTTTTCAGACTATAATTGATAACACACCACCATCAATATCTCATATACCATTGCAGAGTATTCCACCTTCTAGATTTCCTCCAAATGTTAGTGCAACAGTTACAGATAACATTGGTGTTCAATCTGTGGTTTGTGAATATCGAAAGAACGGCGGTTCAATAAGTAATTTTAATTTGAATTTGATTTCAGGCAATAGTTACTCGGGTACATTTCCATCAATACTTGTAAATCCTGGCGATGTTATTGAGTACAGGATTAAAGCAACTGATGTCTCACAGCAAAATAATATTTCATATAGTCCATCTTCAGGATTTTATTCTTTCAACATCATTGCCTCGCTGGGAAATATTCTTGTAGTAGATGATGATATTTTAGCAGAAGACAGAAGTTCAAAAGAAAAATTGTCCTTCGGTGAATATAACATTCCGTTAGGTGCATCAGCTAATTTATTTAATACAGCATTAACTGAACGAGGTTATACAGTTGATCAGGTAAGTTTTTCATCTTTGAATACTTCAACACTATCAAATTATGATGTAGTGATTTTATCTGCCGGAGTTAAGGAGTCATCAATATTTAATGATGCAACCAAAAGAACAGCATTAGTAAACTATACTTTAAATGGTGGTAAAGTTCTGGTTGAAGGCGGAGAAGTTGGTTACATCTACCGAAAACAAACTACTGAAGTTGATATTGACTTCAGACGAAATTTACTATTAGACAGTAACTGGGTAAGTGATCGCAGCGGAGCGAGTTTACAAATTGCTACCGTAAATCACTCAATCTTTACGACACCAAATTCTATCCCAACTCCTATTGCAGTGAATAATGGAGGAACATTAGGATACGGTGCCAGAGACGAGATGACTGTGCTGCCCGGTGTAACTGGAATTAGTCGTATTGCAAATTGGAGTGGTGGTACCGCAGCTAACGGAGGAATATTTATCTATAATCCGAATGGTGATACCAATGTTTGCAAAAATATTTTTTACTCTTTTGCTATCGCTCAATTCGCTGACCAAAATGTTGCAAAAAATCTAATCGAGAACAGCGTAAGATATTTGATGAGAGATTTAGTCCCTCAAACAAAAACTTTAAATCTCACTGTTCTTATAGAAGGATTATTTAATGGAACAGTTATGAATTCAGACTCGGTTACTGTTGAATTCAGAAACATAACTTCTCCTTATTCACTTATAGAATCCAAAAAATTATTCTTGGATCAAAACGGAGTAGCAACAACAACTTTTAATAATGTGTCAGAAGCAACACCATATTATTTGATAATAAAACACCGCAACTCGATTGAAACCTGGAGTTCATCTTCCGTTCAGTTTATATCAGGAATATTAAACTATGATTTTACTTCAGCACAAAGTAAAGCATATGGAAATAATCTTAAACTCATAAACGGCAAATGGTGTATCTATAGCGGAGATGTTAATCAGGATGGTTTTATTAATTCAACGGATGTCAATATGGTTTACTCAAATAACATCACAGGTAATTTTGGTTATTCATCAACAGATTTAACCGGTGATAATTATACAGAGATTGAAGATTTAATAATCGCATTTATCAATTCGTCACTCAATACACAGGTAAGAAGACCAACGGGATTTCCATCAACAAATATTTCAGGAGAGTAA